DNA from Ovis aries strain OAR_USU_Benz2616 breed Rambouillet chromosome 15, ARS-UI_Ramb_v3.0, whole genome shotgun sequence:
ccgctcccccccccccccccccccgaccctgCGACAGCTCTCCAAGTCCGTCTCCTAACCCTAAAGTCCTGCAGGTCCGACGAGCCgccccctgctccctcctccagccAGCTGTCCAGGGCACTCCACTTACCATTCCCAAggcaccccccacacacacactccttggGTCCGGGAACCCCGCTCGAAGGATCAACTCAGGGCCGGGGCAAGAGGGCTGCCAAGTCTGAAGTCTCCGGGTGAATCACCTCGCGGGAGACGGGAAAAACCCGCTCCTCCCCAACCTGGGCCCCGCCCCGACACCCGCCTGCCCCGCGGGCCTCCCCTTCCCGCTCCCTGGCCTGCCGCTGGGAGTggttccctccctgccccccgagtccccctcctccctccacgtCCCTGCCCCGACTCCCGCCTCCTCCAGAGCCGTCTCATCCAAACACGGAAAAATAaggaataaaaagtaaacatctggaatacattttttttccctttaatttctcAATCGCTTTGGCTTCGGCTTGGAATTTGATGAGGTAAAGTCAGGGCCTAGTCCTGTTGCCATAGCAATGGCCTCCCACTGGATTTCCAGAGCCTCGCCAAGAGGAAGGAGGAGCCGGCCCAGGCCCGGGGCTGGGAGAATGAGACCTGGCTCGAGAACATCCGGGGGGCGGGGTGGCTTGGGGGAAAAACTCCCTAGGGCTCCCCTCCTGGGCTCGTCACCGTGGGAGGGTCCACAGCTGACCAGAAGGAGCTACCTGGGCATCACTCACCAGCCTGGGCCTGACCCGAGGGGTTTCGAGGGAGACTGCGGAAGATATTTTAACCCACATGACAGAAGCCTATGGCCGAGAGCAAACGGGTGCCCCTCCTCTCGGCCTGTAACTGGAGCTCCGGGTCTGCTCCACCAGGATTCAAATGCTGGGTGGGTCTCCTGccttccagctctgtgacctcaggcacCTTCCTCACTGCTCTAAACCTGTTTCCCTGTATGAAGAACACGCTGAGACTTAACACACTCGTTAAGACTCCAAACTTCCACCGCACACTGCAGGCggcaccagttcgatccctggttggggtacTGAGGTCCCACATGCTGGGAGGTGTggccaaaactaaaaaaaaaaaaaaaaaaggctcacaTGAGACGATCCGTGCAGCTGCCGACCTCAGTGGCCAGCACCCAGTAAGTGGCCATTAAACGGTGGCTCCTATTAGGAGGCTTCCCTTGGAAACCATCTCGTCCTCTCCCCCAACCACAGGCTGCCAGCACTGCGGACCACGCCTGGTCTCCCGAAGAACCCAGTCTTGTCACCTGTTCTCAGACACTCCACCACTTCCTCAGGTCCCATCCTGGGTCCTGAAGCGCCATCCCACCCACAAGAGGCCCCTGGACTGACCACTGCCCCTGCCTCCTTGATAGAGCCCCCGGCCCTCTGTTCCAAAGGAAAAGCGATGTTTCCTATCACCTGGCATGCATGGGGTCCCTGAGGACAACCCAACCCTCTCCAACCTGCAGGGGCCCTgccttgcccaaagtcacccacTCCAGCTGGTCTGGCAAGATAGCAACAGATCCAAAGAAGGGACCTCAGGTGCCCAACTTCCGGGAAAACCTCTCACTTCTGACCCTGCCCCAGCTTGTTCCCCAGATAGGAGGGACtagacaggaggaaaagagacATCCAGGCCCGTGCAAGTCCGGTCAGCCAAGTCCGGTGCAGCAGGCGCGCTGTGGGTGGGTGAGTAACATTCACAGCCGGCCCGAGTGTGCGTGGAGGAGGGGCACGCGgcagaaaacataaaattcaaaaaaaaaacgCAAGGCTGTTTCCTTGTCCTTGAACGTTATTACCAGGGATACATGGTGTGGGTGGTTAGGAATGGAGACCAGCTGGTCCAGAACCGAAAACCCTTTCACCTGGAGGCTCAGCCGGGCAGGGAGCTGTAGCACCCAAGAGGGAGGGCTCACTCCCCCAACTGAGGACGGGGTCTCAGCAGCTCAGACGCCCAGCGGGAAACCCGGGTGACCAGGGCCGGAGGGCAGAGCTGTGAAAATCTCAGCGGCTCTGAGCATCCCCCACGCGTTAAGAGTCCAGAGACCGGCTGGACCCTTAGGGCACAGGGGAGACACCAGGCGGCTCCTGCCCCGAGGCGGAGGCCCAAAGAAGCCTCGCCGCAGGCAGGGCCGCCTCCGCCGACCCTGAGATCTCCCTCCGGCCGGAGCCGGAGAGAACACTGCCGCAGGAGGGAGGGCCAACCGCGAGACGGGAGAGCCCGGGGCGAGGGGCCGTCTGGAAGGGCCCGGCGGGGAGCTCCAGGCACAGGGGGCAGCGGCCGCCGGGGGGAGGGGACGGcgggctggaggagggggcggCGAAGGCCCCGCGCGCGGGATGGGGCGCCGCCGGCGGACGGACGGACCGGGGCCCAGGGACGCGCGCCAGGCGGGGGCGGGCTGGGGAGGCCGGGGGCgtgccgggggcggggggccaGCCGGGGAGAAGGGGGCGAGGGTCCCTCCGCCGGCTCCGCCCGCCGCGGGCTCCGCCTGCAGCCTCGGCCCCCTCCCGGGCTCGGCCGGCACGCGCTTCAGGCCCTGCTCCCTGCGCCCCCGCGCGTACGCCCGGGCCCCCGGACCCCCGGGCCGTGCAAACTTTCCTTGtgaccgccccccgcccccaatcTCGGCCGCGGTCTCGACGCAAGAGCGCCCACCGCCCCCGTGCCTCGCCCCCGCCCTGGGCCCGCCCCCGCGCACTCACGCTCTCCCCGGAGGTCCGGCTCCACCAGGCCCGCGCTCCACACCTCGTCGTGAGTCTcagccaccgccgccgccgccgccgcgggacCGAGCCTGGAGGAGCCCGGGCGGGGCCGCCCTGGGCCCGCCACGGCCCCGCCCACGGCCCGCCGGGCCCTGCCCTCAGCCCCGCCCCTAGCCCGCCTCTATCCCCGCCCCAGGGGTGCATGGCCggctcccggccccgcccctgccccgcctCCGGGGCGCCTTGCCCCGCCCTTGCCCCGCCCACAGCCCGCCGGGCCCCGCCCCCGGGGCGCCTAGCGAGTGTTGGGGCGCCTCGCCAGTGTCCCCGCGCCGCCGAGTTCGCCGGGGAGCATGCAAACGAAGCCGGCCCCGGCCCCCGAGGGCCCGCCCCGGCTCGGATCCCCGCGAAGCTGACGCAACTCCGCGCTGGGGCGGAAGGCCACCGAGACGGCGGCCTAGAGAGGAGGTGGCCCGGACTCGGGCGGTGGGCGGGCTGCGGCCCTGCGGGGCCAGCGCCTGGGGCCGGCCCCGGGGCCCTCCGCTCGCGCCGGCTGTCTGCAGCGCGCGGGGATGACCGCTGACCCTCGCGCGTCTCCTGTGGCGCCTGCCCccgcgcttcccaggtggcacatccctggtcagggagggcCCCTGGAGCGGGGCACGGCAGCCCCCTCCAGCatccctgcctggagagtcccatggacagaggagcctggcgggctgcagtccacacagggtcgcagagggtcggacacgactgcagcggcTTAGCAGGCATGCCTGCTCCGCCCAACATAAATTCCTCCTAGCCTAACAATGCCGCATACCCCTTTTCTCCACAAGAAAAGGCTTCACACATACTCCACCTCTTTCCTGAACCCCTATCAGGctacaccccaccccccaccccaacacagCACTCTTCCCCCCCAATTCTGCGGGCTCAGGTTTCCATTCCCCCCCATTTGCGGGGAAGCTTGGTCAATCCTGATTCCATTATCGAAAGATTTCCAAGACCCTGGACTCGCAGGTGATTAAGGCTGGAGCCGGAGCTGTCCTCTCAGCTTCACTAATGGAGTGCGGCTGTGAGGGAGACTGCCTAATCAGATCAGCTCTCATTTCTAGACTCTCAGGTGGCCCATCCCACCAGAAGAGACTGGAAACCAAGGCTTGTCCAGCCGGGAACAGCACAGGCTGTACCTGGAGACTGGCTTCCCAGCTGAAGGGTCAGAGTGCAGTTGACACCAAGAGTGAGAGCCATACAGCAGGGGGAGAGAGAAGGCCTAAGGCCGATTTCCAAAGTCAGTTCCCTTtattaaatgttcattttccACAGaccagaaatacaaaataaaagtagaaataggCCCCAGTCAGGAGCTACAGACCTGCCCTCACAGGACCCCTGCCTGCGGCAACTTGTACAGGACAAGCAGCAGCTATACCCCAAAGGGCGGGAAGGCAGGGGGCGCGGTGGGatccagccctgccctggcccccacCGGATGTCTCCCCAGATTATAAACAGCCACTTTCTGAAGCCGCAGGGTGAGACGCCTCCCGTGCGGCCCCAGGGAAGTGCAGGCTAGCGGGAAAGCTTGTTCAGATGGCACAGAACCCGAGGATTGCATTTCATAGGAGAAAACAGGTACCAAAACACGGGTGGGGAGACTGGGGCTGGGATGGGGCAAGCCCCAGGAGACACAGTCTTCCTCTCTATTCATCAGATCCTGATGCTGAGT
Protein-coding regions in this window:
- the LOC121816625 gene encoding collagen alpha-1(I) chain-like, yielding MRRSVQLPTSVASTQGPALPKVTHSSWSGKIATDPKKGPQVPNFRENLSLLTLPQLVPQIGGTRQEEKRHPGPCKSGQPSPVQQARCGWGTGETPGGSCPEAEAQRSLAAGRAASADPEISLRPEPERTLPQEGGPTARRESPGRGAVWKGPAGSSRHRGQRPPGGGDGGLEEGAAKAPRAGWGAAGGRTDRGPGTRARRGRAGEAGGVPGAGGQPGRRGRGSLRRLRPPRAPPAASAPSRARPARASGPAPCAPARTPGPPDPRAVQTFLVTAPRPQSRPRSRRKSAHRPRASPPPWARPRALTLSPEVRLHQARAPHLVVSLSHRRRRRRGTEPGGARAGPPWARHGPAHGPPGPALSPAPSPPLSPPQGCMAGSRPRPCPASGAPCPALAPPTARRAPPPGRLASVGAPRQCPRAAEFAGEHANEAGPGPRGPAPARIPAKLTQLRAGAEGHRDGGLERRWPGLGRWAGCGPAGPAPGAGPGALRSRRLSAARGDDR